AGTCGCTTGGTGATCACAATCTTGATGACTCAGTTCTATCTTACTTCTGGACAGAAGCGCGTTAGATAACTTCCTAAAGATAAAATCGTCAATATGCGGTCTGTTGAATATAAAGGTGATAACGCGCATAACAGACACAATGGGACAGAAAAAATTTGGCTAGTAGCATGACGGTGTCACGCTACTAGCCAATACATGTTTTTGATGGGTATGAGTTCGCTAGATTTCACGTAGCGAACATATGCTTTACGAAACATCTTAGATAAACAGGGCTCCTTAGCTGCCCTTATACTAAATCAAACGGCCTTTTTAGTTTTATCATTAATAAGTTCGACCTCCTGATTGATGGCTATTTTCTTAGGCTTAATAGCTTCTGGTATCTTTTTAACCAAATTTATCGTTAATAACCCATGATTAAGACTCGCACCGGTTACTTCTACATTTTCGGTAAGATTAAACTTACGTTTAAACATCCGATTAGCAATGCCTTGATAAAGAAATTTGTGTTTATCTTTATCATTATCGTCTGTGTATCCTTTATCTCCAGAAACAGTAAGGACACCTTTTGCTACATTAATATCTAGTTCATGCTCAGAAAATCCTGCGACAGCTATAGTAATTGAATATTTATCTTCGCCATGAATTTCAATGTTATAAGGTGGATAATTTGGTACTTTGTTATCGTCACCTAATAGACTACTAAATAAAGGAGCAAATCTGTCAAAGCCAATAGTGCTGCGATAAATCGGAGTTAAATCGATAGTATTCATAATATATCCTCCAAAGAAGCAATATAAAATAAACCAGGGTGTTGAAAGAGAGACTTTCAGTGAAACATTATTCCTTTCAATGAAACGCTCTTCTTAGGAATTATTTTATATAATAAAGCGATCTTTTTTCAAATATTTATTTATAGAATTTTTTTATAAGTAAATATTCATATGGAATATACTTATTTTAAATACTGATTCTTGTCGTGGAATAGTGAAGTATGCAACAGGTTTATTCTATTGTGACAACGAAATATCTCATTGGGATGTTTGATGGTCGACAGCTACGCGCCTGAAATAATGATTGGAGGGAGGTGTTAACTCACTAGATTTCACGTAGCGAACTATTTTTTCTGTGCTTAATCTTAAACGAGCGTTATACGCAG
This Moritella sp. 5 DNA region includes the following protein-coding sequences:
- a CDS encoding Hsp20 family protein — translated: MNTIDLTPIYRSTIGFDRFAPLFSSLLGDDNKVPNYPPYNIEIHGEDKYSITIAVAGFSEHELDINVAKGVLTVSGDKGYTDDNDKDKHKFLYQGIANRMFKRKFNLTENVEVTGASLNHGLLTINLVKKIPEAIKPKKIAINQEVELINDKTKKAV